One region of Exiguobacterium acetylicum genomic DNA includes:
- a CDS encoding TetR/AcrR family transcriptional regulator, with translation MKKQDLRVIRTDRRIRETFLQLIDEVGFDAVTIKLLTDRAEVNRGTFYHHYADKYELLERMTNEIFEKIEATFEREIPFVLINQKEDSPYRRIIPFLTFLYEHRTLMRILLSPTSDGMFRNRVRDYMQQILFSGLPEQGERLVPENYLIAYLSAAHLGVIESWLSHSNETSPEEIARIIFTISMEGPFRAAGFRR, from the coding sequence ATGAAAAAACAGGATTTACGCGTTATCCGGACTGACCGGAGGATTCGTGAGACGTTCCTTCAGCTGATCGACGAAGTTGGTTTTGATGCCGTGACGATCAAGTTGTTGACAGATCGGGCGGAAGTCAACCGCGGGACGTTCTATCATCATTACGCGGATAAATACGAACTACTCGAGCGGATGACGAATGAGATTTTTGAAAAGATTGAAGCGACGTTTGAACGCGAGATTCCCTTTGTCTTAATCAACCAAAAGGAGGACTCACCGTACCGACGAATTATTCCGTTTCTGACGTTTCTTTATGAACACCGGACGCTGATGCGAATCCTACTCAGTCCGACGAGTGACGGGATGTTTCGGAACCGGGTCCGTGATTACATGCAACAGATTCTGTTTTCAGGACTACCGGAACAAGGAGAACGGCTCGTTCCAGAAAATTATCTCATTGCCTATCTCTCAGCCGCCCATCTCGGTGTCATCGAATCCTGGTTGAGCCATTCAAACGAGACATCACCGGAAGAGATTGCTCGAATCATCTTTACGATTTCGATGGAAGGGCCGTTTCGAGCAGCGGGGTTCCGACGATGA